A segment of the bacterium genome:
ACCTGGCCTATGGTGAGCTGACCCAGATGGCCCAGGCGGGCCTTTTGGATCAAAAGGACCTGGCGCCGGTCCTGACCCGCTATGACGTGGCCCTTCTGATCGAAAAGGCGGAAGGGAAGCGGCAGGAGTGGGTCGTGGCGCAGGCCGACGAGATCCCGCCTCCCCCCCCGTCCGATAGTGAACCAACGGCTGCTCCGGCCCCATCGGCCGCGCCTGCCGCTTCGAGCGTGCCCGCTCCAGTGGCGCCGTCCGCCGCGCCCGCAGCCGCCCCGGCCAACGACAACATGGAATTACCGTCCCCCGGCGACGTTATCACCCTGGACTCGGCCGCCCAGGTCAATGCGCCAACGACCGTGAGCGGCGCCCAGGAAGAGGCCGCCCGGGCGGAGGCCATCAAGAACCTCAACAGTCTCGAAGAGGCTTACCAATATGAGCTGAAGTACGTGAAGGACAAGGTGGATGCCCTCCAATCCAAGGTCGATGACGTGGATTCCCAGCTTTATGACCTGCGCAAGCGCCTGAAGGGGATCGAGCAATATCCCACCATCGCCGTCCATGGGGTCGGCAGGGCATTCGGGATCTATCAGGAGCTCGATGGGACCGGTTCCGTGAAGGGTGTCCGCTTCACCCAAGGCTATCTGGACCTGCAGCCGATCGGGACGATCTCCAAGGAGGTACGCTGGAACATGATCCTGCGGTTGGGGTCCACCTTCCAACCGGATGACACACCGGTTTTGGGTCTACGGCGCATCACCATGGACTTCAATCCGCCCTGGTTCTCCGCCCAAGTGGGGGACTTCGACCAGTCCTATACACCGCTCACCCTTTGGAACCGGAACAACCTCGACCTGCGCTATATGCCGGAAATGATCGCCCGCTTCGATGCGGATTCGAAATATGAGAGCCTTCTCGATCACGAGCCCGACCTTCCCTTGCGGGGATTGCGTGTCGGGACCGACGTCATCTGGCCGGACAAGCCGGTGATCCGGGAACTGCAAGGCCAGGTCTTCGCCCACATGATCCGGAACGGGTTCAATGACAATGGGGGCTGGTACCTGGGTCCCAACATCTTCACCGACTGGGTCTTCGGGGCCCGGACCAAGGTCAAGTCCCAGACCTGGTATTGGGCCGGGATGTCCTTCCAAACGAACCTGGAGGGCTATGGCCTCTTCTATGACCAGCCCTTGGACACCCAGCCGACCGGATCGCCTTATGATCCCTACAACCCCACCACCTGGGCCCGCCAATACCTGGTGGGGAGTTTAAGACCCGAACTACGGATCGGCCTTGGGAACGATCTTTATGTGGGCGGTCTCTTCGAATATGCCCATGCCCATTACCAGGCGGACAAACGCCAGAGCGAACGGGTCTTCAATGACTTCGCGCTCCTAGGCGGCCCCTACTTCCAGTTCGGGGATTCCCGGATCACCCTGAACTATCTCAATGTGGGTCCCTACTTCTATTCGCCGCTGGCCCAGACCCGGCAGGACAATCTGGACCCGAACAATCCTTCGGGGATCCCCCACTCGCCGGAGCTTTTCGACCCGGCCCTGCGTTACCAGTATTTCCTCACCCAGCTTCCCTCGGGTGGGTCCCTCTATGGTTATTACGACCGCACCCGGGACAATACCTTCCCCTACGGTTTGGGGACCCCGAACCGGCAGGGCTTCGGCGGGGAATTGGACATCGAAACACTTGAAAAGAAGACCCTCAAAGTGAAGGGGGCGGTTTACGTCGTCCAGGAGATCGGTGGTAATCTTGTGGTGAACAGCGGAGGGTCGGGTTTCATCCCGGTGGACAGCCCCGGGGGGACCAACCTGCTCCCGATCCGCGATTTCGTTTACGTGAACCTGGGGCCTTCCTACAACCTGGGACCGGCCATGGGTTGGGGCGGCGACTTTGAGATCGGGACCAACGTCCGGGTGGAGAACACCAGCAGCGTCCTCGGGAACCTGACCAGCACCTGGATCCTGGGAGGGGTGAGGGCGGAACTTTTACCCGTGCTCCAGGTCTCGGTAGCCTATGGTTGGCAGGGCGCGCAGGGGACCGAAGCGGGTTATCAGGGGGAACTCTTGGCCAGCTATCCTTATCTTTACGACAACAGCGCGCTGGGGCTCTATAGCCCGGTCACCATCGACGCGAGCAATCAGACCCTGCGGTTCTCCACGGCCTTCAAGGTCAACAAGAACTCCACCATCTTCTTCGACTACGACTGGACGGAAGGGGACCTGGTGCTGGGGAACCCGAACCAAACCACTATGAGCAACCATTTCGGGGAGGTCAGCTATGAGATCCACTTCTAAATTCTTTCTCCCGGCCTTGGGAGCCCTTGCTGTCCTGGGTTGGGTGGGTTGCAACACGGTCTATCCGACCAACTACCTTTCTACCGGTGGGCCTTCGGCCGCGACGGCCATTGATTTCGAGTCCGGGACCGGGGTCAATCCCACCTTGGCGGAGGCCAACCGGCCGGGGAACCAGGTCATCCTTCCCGGGGCCGCCATGGTCATCAATCCGACCTCGGGTTACGGGACCGGGTCCGGTGCACTGGCGAGCCCGGGAGCCAATGGGACCGGTTTCTGCTACCACGTTTCCGGCGCGGTCACCGATACGGGTAACGCGACCTATCCCTCCCTTCAACTCCAGATCCCCTTGGAAAAATCCCCGTCCGTGACGGCTTACTCCGATGCCCAGCTTTTCACGGGAGTAAAGTTCTACCTCAAGGTCATGGGGACGGACAACGCGGGGAAACGGGTCTTCTCCATCCCGGTGGCCCAGACCGAGCCACCTTCCGCGGGGGGTGATTGCAACCTGAGCGCGCCTTCCAACGCCTGTTACAACGACTTCGTCGTGAACTACGCCTCCACCGGCGGGGTATGGCAATCGACCACGGCTCCTTTCGCCACCTTTACGCGGGGAGCCTATGGGGCGGCCATTTCGCCCACCACCCTTTCGGGCCTGAACCTCCAGCAGATCCTTTACTTGGACTGGGCCGAAAGCAACAACAATGTGCCGGGCAACCTCACCATCGATTTTTACGTGGATGAAGTGCAGTTCTATTGAGAAGGTGGAGGGTCGGATGAAAAAGACATTTTTGGTCGTGATCTTGGCCTTGGGGATCCTGATCCCCTTGGCGGCATCGCAGGTCGGATGCAAGGGTGGATATCCTCCTTTGAATGTCATGGTGGTCACCGCCACGCCGACCCAGACCCCGCCTTACAGCACGTGCTCGAATATTTCGACCCCTACCTTGATCGACGATATGGAGGACAACAACAACGGTATCTTGGCAAATAAATGCCGGACGGGGTATTGGTACAACTACCACGATACGGCCCCTGGTGGAGTTCAACTCGTGGGAGGATCTGCTGGTTCATTTGTGATGGCGAGTCCAGGTGTTGGATACAATGGCACCGGAACAAGCCTTCATTGTGTTGAAGTATCAACTAACTCTGGTTTTGTCACCTATGGGGCTGGCTTTGGTTTCTCATTCCTGACACCCCAAGGAAATTACAATGCCTCCAATTATTCCGGGATCCAGTTCTACGCGAAAAGCACCGTGGGAGCCCCGACGGTCGCTTTCGCCATTACGGATAACGATGTGGTCGTCAGCAATTACGCGATCGGTCCTCATACGCTGAATTTTACTTTTTCCAGCTCTTGGAACTTCTATCAAATAAGTTGGACCCAAATGATTGCTTCGGGTAATTCATATGGGGGGCCTACAGTTTTCGATCCTTCTCGTATCCAGCAGGTACAGTGGTCTGTCGGTCCTGGTTTGGCGTCGGACGTGTGGGTCGACAACGTCAGTTTCTATTGATCCGTCCTTCCAGTAAAAAAGGCGCCGGGATTCCGGCGCCTTTTTTTGTTCCACCCGAATGAGCCGCTTAAAGACGGTAATGAAAATATTTATTAAGTCGAAACTCTCCGAAACTTTCTAGGATTTGTTTAAACGGGGAATCGTGGATATATAAAGGTTCCCGGATGCTTTCCGTTCGATCGAGGCTTTTCACTGAGGTTTCCCGCAAAACCTCGGGCCCGCATTTTTTACTTTTCCATCCACCTGCTATAGACTTCCAACAAGAATTCAAGACCTTCAACGCCATCATTACGCCCATTCATTGAACCGGTTCCATTTGTCGATGGCGCCCAAAATCGAGCCAGGGAAGCGCTTACTTGTTGAGATCCATAACTACATTAAAACGTTTCAATCATTTCTTTAGGGTTTTGAACCCTTTTGCCTTGTCGTTCTTTTTTGTTTTTTTCCTGACGTTTTTTGTCCATCCATCATCTGTTCGAGCCCAATGTTCAGTCTCCTCCGCTCAGATCTGCATCGGGGCTGACGACGTCGGCACGGTCTGGATCAACGGCAACCAGATCGCCGGGACCCCGGTGACCGATGTGGCCCAGGGCCAACCCATCCCTTGTTTCACGGTCCCCGCCGCCTACCTGGTCGCCGGCACCAATACGATCGCGGTTCAGTCCTACAACACGGCCTGCTGTTACAACTGGGCGACCTGGGCCTTGACGATGAACATGAGCAATGGGTCCAAAGAATACGTCACCAGCAACAGCGGAAACGTCAAGCTCTACAACAGTCCGAACAGTCCCTTCAACCCGCCCCCCAACGATTCGGGATCGGTCACCTGGTGGAATTCATCCTACAACCAGGGAAGCGTGGGCGGCTGGGTCAACCCGACCCCGATCTATTACACGCCCGCCTATTACTTGGCCAACGCCTTCGATCCCGTCACCGGCCTGCCCCTGCCGCCCCTGGGGGCCGACCTGGACGGAGGGAACGGGACCAGCACTTCGGGTACCTTCAATGGCCAGGCGCCCGGCGCGTCCGTCTATTACCGGCAGACCTTCACGCTGACCACCACCTGCCCCACCGCCTCCCCCACGCCGAACATCAACATCACCAAGTCCATCCTGGGAGCCACCTCGGGCGTGACCGCGGGGCAGGCCGTGACCTTCGTGGTGAACATCTGCAACACGGGGGGGCCGACCTCGGGTCCGGCGACCTTTGTGGATACGCTCACTTCCGGTTCAGGGTTCGGGACGGATGCCCCCTATCCGGGCCATTGCTATACCGATCTTTGGACCGGAACGGCCCAATGCGGGGGATCCGGTTCCACCACCCAATATGGACCCATCTTTTCCGGTGGGACGCCCCTGACCTGGGTCTATCCTTCCGGTTTTCCCGGTTATGGATTTTGCACGGCGGTGAGCATCATGGCGGTCAGTTATTACATCGGCACCGACCCGGCCCAATGCCTGAGCACCAACGTGGCCCGGGGCATTTGGGGATCCGGTGCGGTCACTTCGAACTCGGTCAATTTCACCAACGCCAATTGCACGACCCCGCCACCGACCAATACCCCGACCTATACCGCCACCCGGACCAATACGCCCACGCTGACCCCGACCAATACCAATACCGTTACTTCGACCCCAACGAGGACCAATACCATGACGTCCACCTTCACCAATACCTTTACTCCGACCCCGACCAACACCCCTACTCCCACACCTACCCGGACCAATACCCCCACTCTCACGCCGACCAACACCTTCACCGCGACCCCGACCAACACCTGGACACCC
Coding sequences within it:
- a CDS encoding carbohydrate binding domain-containing protein, whose translation is MKKTFLVVILALGILIPLAASQVGCKGGYPPLNVMVVTATPTQTPPYSTCSNISTPTLIDDMEDNNNGILANKCRTGYWYNYHDTAPGGVQLVGGSAGSFVMASPGVGYNGTGTSLHCVEVSTNSGFVTYGAGFGFSFLTPQGNYNASNYSGIQFYAKSTVGAPTVAFAITDNDVVVSNYAIGPHTLNFTFSSSWNFYQISWTQMIASGNSYGGPTVFDPSRIQQVQWSVGPGLASDVWVDNVSFY